The Tenrec ecaudatus isolate mTenEca1 chromosome 7, mTenEca1.hap1, whole genome shotgun sequence genome window below encodes:
- the GPSM3 gene encoding G-protein-signaling modulator 3: MEAERPQEGEEDGEQDPPQDEQGWPPVNTTTRPWRSAPPSPPLSGTGHTATLEPCAASLLSLQTELFLDLVADAQSRRLEEQRASFCVPQSPPNQRSAQPPRPLEDREQLYSTILSHQCQRMEAQRSEPPLPPGGHELLELLLRVQGGGRMEEQRSRPPAHTC; encoded by the exons ATGGAGGCCGAAAGACCTCAGGAAGGAGAAGAGGATGGTGAACAG GACCCCCCCCAGGATGAACAAGGCTGGCCCCCTGTGAACACCACCACGCGGCCTTGGCGATCTGCCCCTCCATCCCCTCCCCTGTCTGGGACTGGACATACAg CCACCCTGGAGCCCTGCGcggcctccctgctctccctacAAACGGAACTCTTTCTGGACCTGGTGGCAGACGCACAGTCCCGCCGCCTGGAGGAGCAGAGGGCCAGTTTCTGTGTCCCCCAGAGCCCCCCAAACCAAAGGTCAGCCCAACCCCCCCGGCCCCTTGAGGACAGAGAGCAGCTCTACAGCACCATCCTCAGCCACCAG tgccagcggatGGAAGCGCAGCGGTCGGAGCCCCCCCTGCCCCCGGGAGGGCACGAGCTCCTGGAGTTGCTGCTGAGGGTGCAGGGGGGCGGGCGAATGGAGGAGCAAAGGTCCAGGCCTCCCGCGCACACTTGCTGA